A portion of the Mytilus galloprovincialis chromosome 12, xbMytGall1.hap1.1, whole genome shotgun sequence genome contains these proteins:
- the LOC143055340 gene encoding uncharacterized protein LOC143055340: MLLDKEISEFSAEMYLELIMTYNNDIHYDELHSFKEEEDLRTLSVLKLKNRLEKSLSVSIAKVEKMLKRELESSDLIRLCHIGIELANANSSDSRRQEKKRKSGNDDSSPSKKISGEPTTTQLKAEIELLKKGINVDVIEQALREVKEYAARSREINVDTLQLKLMHLDEVARRVGHQDRQLYSMVLQRFLCHKNHERVGFLVTSLLSSPAETKLFEKEQKFLKIHGNELLSTKQQKEEVETKNLGNENQFQQFATMMQCMQSVLNPRPSTPFMAQRFAQNPRRMPGIGQRKPPSNYTGCFKCGDINHFKIDCPK; the protein is encoded by the exons atGTTGCTGGACAAAGAAATATCAGAGTTTAGTGCTGAAATGTATTTAGAACTTATAATGACGTATAATAATGATATTCATTATGATGAATTACATAGTTTTAAAGAGGAGGAGGATTTAAGGACGTTaagtgttttgaaattaaaaaaccgGTTAGAAAAAAGTTTGTCTGTTTCCATTGCCAAAGTGGAAAAGATGTTGAAAAGGGAACTAGAATCTAGTGACTTAATTAGACTTTGCCATATTGGCATAGAATTGGCAAATGCCAACTCAAGTGATAGTAGGAGACAagagaaaaagagaaaatcagggAATGATGATAGCTCACCAAGTAAAAAGATATCTGGAGAACCTACA ACAACCCAGTTAAAAGCAGAAATTGAACTTCTAAAAAAAGGGATAAATGTAGATGTAATAGAACAAGCTCTGAGGGAGGTCAAAGAATATGCAGCTAGGTCAAGAGAAATTAATGTTGATACTTTACAATTAAAACTTATGCACCTGGATGAGGTAGCTAGAAGGGTTGGTCATCAAGATAGACAACTTTATTCAATGGTTTTACAGAGATTTCTGTGCCATAAAAATCATGAAAGAGTGGGATTTTTAGTCACTTCGCTTTTGTCATCACCTGCTGAgactaaattatttgaaaaagaacagaaatttttaaagatacatggAAATGAACTTTTaagtacaaaacaacaaaaagagGAGGTTGAAACAAAAAACTTGGGAAATGAGAATCAGTTTCAACAATTTGCAACAATGATGCAATGTATGCAGTCTGTATTAAACCCTAGGCCGAGTACCCCATTTATGGCCCAAAGATTTGCCCAGAATCCTCGTAGGATGCCAGGAATTGGACAGAGGAAACCCCCATCAAATTACACTGGATGTTTCAAGTGTGGAGatattaatcattttaaaatagactGTCCAAAATAA